The nucleotide sequence GCCCTCGCCGATCGGCAGGGTTTCGGTCACACGCCAGTAGAGGTAGCGGGTGGTGGTGAGGGTGGACACCCCCATCAGCGCATAAAGCACGCGACGATCATCGCTACGCCGTGACATCACCCAGCCGATACCGATGGTGGCGACGCCGACGCCGGCCTGCCACCAGAGCGACAGCGGGGCGGTGATGAACAACCAGCCCACTGCCAGGGCGGCACCCACCATGAACCAGGCCAAGATCCGGCTCAGGCGATCTTCGGGGTTGCGCACAGCAGTGTCGTTGAGCATGGGCCGTCGTTCCGGTGCGGGCCAGCTGGCGCGCCAGGGCGCCGGACGGCGGTCAGCCGATCTTTTTCGGCGTGGTCAGCCCGGGGCGACCTGAGAGGCGATCGAACAGGCTGCCGAGCGTCGGCTGTTCGCGGGTGACGTCGGGGGCCGGGGCTGCGGGCTGCCGCGGGGGCAGCTGAAGTTCCAGTTTGAGCTTTCGCGGCTGGGGCGCCGGCGCTCGGGCAATGAGACGGGAGAACGTGGCCTGCAAAGACTCGTCGGGCAGGGCGACCGGCTCGACCGGCGTCACTGTCGGTACAACGGGGGTGGCCGGTGCGGCTGCCGCGACCGGGGGCGCTGTCGGCGGTACCACCTGTGGTGGCATGAATGGCGCGCTCCGCGGCGCCTCGGTCGGGCTTGCCGACGCAGCCGACGACTCGGCTGGCAGGGCCTCGCGACGGCCTCCGATCAGCTTCAGCTTGGGGGGATGGGCACGACCGCTGAAGTCACGGTAACGGACGCCGTCAAGGCTCAAGGCCTTCATCAGGTGATCAACGTCGTCAAGATTGTCGTTTGCCATGGGAATGCTTACGCCTGTTCAAACTGATGCTGGTGGGCCAGCCGGAACCGCAGGACATCGTCAACACCTTCGGCATCACCGACCTGACGCAGATCGAGCTGTTCGCCGGCGCCAAGGTGCTGCAGCCATTCGGCATAGATGCCTTCAAAGATAGCGCCGCTCCAGGACAGGCCGTCTGCTCCGAACCAGGACCGCAGCGGCGAACACCCATGCAGGAACTGCACGTCGGCGGCGCCGGCCTCCACTTTGAGCCAGCCCCAATCCATGCGCCGGAGCAGCTGGTTGGCGGCCGCCTCGACATCCGACAGCGTGTTGCAGGTGCTTATCGGATGGGCGGCACCGAGAGCGCGACCCGCGAGATAAGCCAGAGCCCGTAACTGCGGGCCTTCCACCTGCTCGGCCAGCACCTGGCCGAGGCTCTGCAGCACGCTCACCGCACCGCTTTCGCGGGGGCGCGACTGCAGATACTCGAGGCTGGTGGAATGCATGAAGACGAATCGGTGGTCAGGTTCTGTTGGAAGCTTAAGGAAACACTGATCAAGTCCCCTCAAACGCTTTTTGCGATTGACTGGACATGAGAAAATATTGCTGACGAATTCCACGGGGATGAGGGTGATGAAGCAGCGCAGCTTTGCTGATGCCGAATATGCCGCCAAGCCACGTCAGACGCGGCAGGATCGGTTTTTATCGAAGATTGATGCCGCAACGCCCTGGCCTGCACTGCTTGCGGTCATCGATCCCTTCTACCCGAAGGCGGGCAATGGTCGACCTCCCCTAGGCTGTGAACGCATGCTGCGGATGTACGTTGCCCAGCAATGTCTTGGTTTCTCCGACGAGGGGATCGAGGATGCGATTTACGACTCTGGCGCAATTCGCCGGTTTGTCGGCATTGATCTGGGACGGGAGTCGTCCCCGGATGCCACCACGGTGCTGAAGTTCCGGCGGCTATTGGAAACCCACGGGCTGACGAAGCTGATCTTCGAGACCATCAAGGGACACCTGGCCGAACAGGGACTGCTGATGCGGGAAGGCACCATTGTCGATGCCACCCTGATTGCTGCTTCGCCTTCGACAAAGAACAAAGCAGGCGAGCGAGATCCTGAGATGCATCAATCGAAGAAGGGCAACCAGTGGCACTTCGGCATGAAGGCCCATATCGGCGTAGATGCCGCCTCGGGACTGGTGCACAGCCTCATTGGCACGGCGGGTAACGTGGCTGACATCACCCAAGCCCATGCCCTGCTGCATGGCGAAGAGCGACACGCCCATGGTGATGCGGGCTATCAGGGTGTGGAGAAGCGGGAAGAGTGCAACCCCGAACACACCGTCGCCTGGCAGATCGCGATGCGACCGGGCAAGCGACGCAAACTCCCTGACACCGAAGGCGGACGGCTGCTTCAGCAAACCGAACAACTGAAATCCAGCCTGCGTGCCAAGGTCGAGCACCCATTTCACATCATCAAGAACCTGTTCAGGCATCGGAAGGCTCGCTATCGGGGCTTGTTCAAGAACACCGCCCAGCTTTACAGCCTGTTCGGGCTGGCCAATCTGCTGATTGCCGCCCGACGAATCCCCGAGCCCAGCAGATGAATTGCGTCTGCAGCAAGCAGAATCAGTGGGCAAATATGCGAAAGAGCCCGAATATCGGGAAGAACTGAGCGATTCTCATGCCAAACGTGCTGAAAACCGCAAAGTCAGCCGACTCTTGGCGCCCAAGTGCGGAGCGGCGCAAAATTCAGACACTTGATCAGTGTTTCCTTAACAGTGTTCCCTAGCCGGTTGAATCGCCGCGGGTTATTTTTCCTGACGCCTGTCTGCTGTCAGCCCCCGCTGGTCGACCCGAGCGGCCAGCCGGGCAAAGTCGGCCGGCGCCAGGCGTTCGGCCCGCTCCTGGGCGGCGATGTCACAGGCCTCGATTTCGGCGGCGGACAGGATCGGCTTCAGCGCATTCGCCAACTGTTTGCGACGCTGTCCGAAGGCCAGGGCGACAACGCGATCGAAGGTGACCCAATTGCCGATGACGAAGTCCGGTGCCCGCGGGCGCAGCCGGACGATGGCGGAATCGACTTTGGGTGCCGGGCGGAACGCCCCCGGGCCAACCGTGAATAGCGCATGTGCCTCGGCGCGGGCCGCGATGCTGACCGTCAGGCGACCATAGGCATCATCACCCGGCGCGGCGCAGATGCGGTCGACCACCTCCTTCTGAAGCATGAAATGCATGTCGTCGATGGCCTCGGCCTGACCCAGCAGGTGAAACAGCAGTGGCGAGGAAATGTTGTAGGGCAGATTGCCCACCAGCCTCAGCGCTCGGGTATCGCGGCGGAACTGCCGATAGTCGACGCGCAGGGCATCGGCCTGGGTCACCCTGAGGTCGCCGCGACCATGACAGACCTGCGCCAGCGTCGGCAGCACATCGGGATCGATCTCCACCACATCGAGCTGCCCGCAGCGGCTCAGCAAGGGGCCGGTCAGGGCCCCCAGACCGGGGCCGATCTCGACCAGGGTTTGCGTCGGTAGCGGGTTGATCACCTTCAGCAGGCGCTCGATGACCCC is from Flagellatimonas centrodinii and encodes:
- the bcsD gene encoding cellulose biosynthesis protein BcsD; this encodes MHSTSLEYLQSRPRESGAVSVLQSLGQVLAEQVEGPQLRALAYLAGRALGAAHPISTCNTLSDVEAAANQLLRRMDWGWLKVEAGAADVQFLHGCSPLRSWFGADGLSWSGAIFEGIYAEWLQHLGAGEQLDLRQVGDAEGVDDVLRFRLAHQHQFEQA
- a CDS encoding IS5 family transposase, giving the protein MKQRSFADAEYAAKPRQTRQDRFLSKIDAATPWPALLAVIDPFYPKAGNGRPPLGCERMLRMYVAQQCLGFSDEGIEDAIYDSGAIRRFVGIDLGRESSPDATTVLKFRRLLETHGLTKLIFETIKGHLAEQGLLMREGTIVDATLIAASPSTKNKAGERDPEMHQSKKGNQWHFGMKAHIGVDAASGLVHSLIGTAGNVADITQAHALLHGEERHAHGDAGYQGVEKREECNPEHTVAWQIAMRPGKRRKLPDTEGGRLLQQTEQLKSSLRAKVEHPFHIIKNLFRHRKARYRGLFKNTAQLYSLFGLANLLIAARRIPEPSR
- the rsmA gene encoding 16S rRNA (adenine(1518)-N(6)/adenine(1519)-N(6))-dimethyltransferase RsmA; this translates as MSEMPRAKKRFGQNFLHDPGVIERLLKVINPLPTQTLVEIGPGLGALTGPLLSRCGQLDVVEIDPDVLPTLAQVCHGRGDLRVTQADALRVDYRQFRRDTRALRLVGNLPYNISSPLLFHLLGQAEAIDDMHFMLQKEVVDRICAAPGDDAYGRLTVSIAARAEAHALFTVGPGAFRPAPKVDSAIVRLRPRAPDFVIGNWVTFDRVVALAFGQRRKQLANALKPILSAAEIEACDIAAQERAERLAPADFARLAARVDQRGLTADRRQEK